In a single window of the Osmerus eperlanus chromosome 4, fOsmEpe2.1, whole genome shotgun sequence genome:
- the LOC134018338 gene encoding proliferation-associated protein 2G4-like, with protein MSGDDDPQEQTIADDLVVTKYKMGAEIANQAMKAVVDAAKEGVSVINLCQKGDVFIMAETGKVFKKEKDMKKGIAFPTSVSVNNCVCHHSPLKSDPDVTLKNGDLVKIDLGVHVDGFISNVAHCFVVGVTKEAPLTGRKADVIKAAHLCAEAALRLVKPGNQNSQVTEAWNKIAKSFKCTPIEGMLSHQLKQHIIDGEKTIIQNPTDQQRKDHEKAEFEVHEVYAVDVLISTGEGKAKDAGQRTTIYKRDPSKQYGLKMKTSRMFFSEVERRFDTMPFTLRAFEDEGKARLGVVECAKHELLQPFNVLHEKEGEFVAQFKFTVLLMANGPLRITNSLFEPELFKSEHEVEDPEVMALLQSSASRKTQKKKKKKASKTVENATGQPLEVAETGAAE; from the exons AGGCTATGAAGGCAGTGGTCGATGCAGCCAAAGAAGGAGTCTCTGTTATCAACTTGTGTCAGAAGGGAGATGTGTTCATCATGGCTGAAACTGGAAAAGTTTTCAAGAAGGAGAAGGATATGAAGAAAG GAATTGCGTTCCCAACCAGTGTCTCCGTCAATAATTGCGTCTGTCACCACTCCCCTCTTAAGAGTGACCCAGATGTCACACTCAAGAATGGGGACCTTGTCAAAAT TGACCTGGGAGTGCATGTGGACGGCTTCATCTCGAATGTGGCACATTGCTTTGTTGTTGGAGTGACCAAG GAGGCCCCGTTGACTGGGCGTAAAGCTGACGTGATTAAGGCTGCACACTTGTGTGCCGAGGCAGCCCTACGTCTAGTCAAACCTGGGAACCAG AACTCTCAGGTCACAGAAGCTTGGAACAAGATCGCCAAGTCATTCAAGTGCACACCAATAGAGG GTATGTTGTCCCATCAGTTGAAGCAGCACATTATCGATGGAGAGAAGACCATTATTCAGAACCCTACAGACCAGCAGAG GAAGGACCATGAGAAAGCAGAGTTTGAGGTGCATGAGGTCTATGCAGTGGATGTGCTCATAAGCACTGGAGAGGGAAAG GCCAAAGATGCAGGACAGAGGACCACAATTTACAAGCGGGACCCCAGCAAGCAGTATGGGCTGAAGATGAAGACGTCCAGGATGTTCTTCAGCGAGGTGGAGAGGCGCTTTGATACCATGCCCTTTACTCTCAG ggcattTGAGGATGAGGGCAAGGCCAGACTGGGTGTAGTGGAGTGTGCCAAACATGAACTGCTTCAGCCCTTCAATGTGCTGCATGAAAAGGAAG GCGAGTTTGTGGCCCAGTTCAAGTTTACTGTGCTCCTCATGGCCAACGGACCCTTGAGAATTACAAACAGCCTGTTTGAACCAGAGTTGTTCAAGTCTGAGCATGAGGTGGAGGATCCAGAGGTTATG GCTTTGCTTCAAAGCTCAGCAAGTCGCAAGAcgcagaagaaaaagaaaaagaag GCCTCAAAGACAGTAGAGAATGCAACTGGACAGCCTTTGGAGGTAGCTGAAACTGGAGCTGCAGAAtaa